GTCAGGAGGTCTGTTTGAAAGTGACCTTGTCCCAAAGATCTGGCAAACACTTATGGAGTGGAAATAAGCCCTGAAAACTGCGCCCAAAGCTTCTGAGATCACACCTCCCAGGGGAGCCGGTTGGGTATGGATTGCACAACAGTTTCTGGGCTGGCGACCACGAGCAGAGGCATGCGTGCAGGGCTGCCCAGAGGAGACATCTGCGCCAGGGACATGTCCCTGAGACGCAGCGCTTGTTTTCCAGCCTTCAGGGTGGTGACGACTTTGAGCTGCGTCCAGGCTAGGATTTCAGTCCGTGACCCAAAGAGGAAAGGCTTGGTGTGCCATTCCTGGGCTCCAGCTCGTACCCCGGCTCTTGAAGCAACTTGGTTTCTATTTTCTGTATCTCCTAGGATCCTGCAAGCTTTGGATATTAAGGCTTTTAGATCTCTAGAAGCACATTTTGCTCATTTTGGCTGCTCCCTAAAGGACTGGAGAGCAggcacagccagccctgccacctCCTCACCTCCTGTGTGCCGCACCAGCGGCATCCTATTTTATTCCACCTTCCCACCCCTGGGCCCGTGCCCAGGACTAGTCTAAATTTTCTTgccaacacatttttcttccaagatgtTCTGCCAGTCAGTAATGCCCTAATGCGCTGTCTAAAGGTTCTTCCCAAATCTGTTTTGGGCGATTCCCAATTTGTAACCCAAGATTACTGCCtgagtgaaggaaaaaacattgcCAGAGGACTGGGGGACAAGGGACACCCCAGATCCTGGGGCGGCCCCTTATCTCAGGACTTTATCTCCCCCTTGACATCTCTTTCACAATCAAAAGGCAGGGCTGGAGAAGCCCAGAGGATCTGTTCCAGGTCCCCCCAACAGTTACAAACCCCTTCACCACCTCCTTCCAGCCTAAACTCGGCCTCGGCCACTTCACTTGCAGAGACATCCTTCCATGCAAatcctccccttcctctcttGATCCTCGGGGAATTCACAAGCACACACGCTTCCGCTTGGGGATCACAACCCTCGCATGTGTAAGGAAGGCATTGCACAGCAGCAGGCCAGCGGCGGAGGAGGCGTGGAGCGGGGACAGCAGGGTCActgcctccccgctgccccgtGCAGCGCTCAGCCAGGGCTCCAGGGAGCCTCCACAGAAGCCAACGCTTTTGCAGGCCCAGTGCCCCACAGCCCGGCTCCTCGCACACCCCAGAAGCAAAACCCTCCTCATGGGCTCTGcggcgggcaggggctgggctgcagcacggCGGGAGCGCAGGCaagggcagctgctgccaggcagcTCCTGGGTCCCCATCGCGGGCCAGCGCTGGCAACCCCGAATGGCAGCCTGTCCTCACTGCCTGCCCCGTGCTCGTCCCCCAGAGACACCGACCTGTTGCCGGCAATTAGAGGCAGTTAGCAACTCCGGGGCTACCATAAACATGGACATAATTACAGCCTGTTCTCACTCCCCGCCTGGGAGGGACTGGCTGCCCAGCTCCCCAGTTCCTGAGCCCTCTGCGAATCCCCGCAGGAGGGAGAACACCAGCTCAGTAATTGCaataactttcctttttttctcctcccgCAAATATACACAAGTATCAgcactagaaaaaaatactggtcCACCAGAGAACTTTTCAGGGTCTCCAGAAATGTATTGCAGTTTTCAGGCTAATCAGTTGTCTCCAATTTCCCTATAAAGGCGACTGAGAAAAGGCTTTTCGGTAGTGACTTCCTCAGTGCAGTTTCGATCTTTTCCTCGCTCGAGTTTGTCCGAATGTCTCGCTAATTGGAGCTTACGTCAAATATTGCTCGTCTGAAGTTAAATCTTAGACACTGAaggctgctttttgtttttaaatcaaaaggCTTGTGGCTCCATCAAGGAGCCGAAAGAAAGCCTGGATTTGTacttttctgcagttttaaacATGACACTctcccttttatttattttccttttttaaaactgtgaagGCTCAGTCGGCAAGCCTCTGCAGAGACGAGGGCTTTGCACCAGTGAGATCTGCAAACATGTCTCTTCTTTcttgaactttatttttctcacgGTCTCTGAAAAGGCGAGATCAGGTGATATGTGTGGGATTGGCTCTGTACAGGTGCAGATCAGGTACTGGAGGAGGTGGAAAAACATTACTGTGtatactcaaaaaaaaaaaggggggagagagagagagaaagaaagagcgAGTGAGCACATTTTTGAATAGGCCAGGTCTAGTTCTTGGCAGGATGACTCAGGCTTAACTGGCAGACTATGGGAATAGGAGTGTGAGAAAGTCAGTCAAgcggaggggaaaaaaaaaaagattcaagtCCCCAGgcaaaatactttattttttttttaaagtaacctCTCAAACTGTCCGAACCAGCTGGAGGCATCAGAAGCGCGGCTGGGCCAGGGCCCAGGGACGGGCACCACCCCGTGGTTTCGCATTCGCCCCACAATGTGGGCACACGCACCACTGCACCTGCGCCCGCGCCAGCACCCAGGTGTGGAGCGTAACCCACAACCACTGGTCCCCTCAGCCCTGCGTGTGCCACCACGCATCCCTGCCCTCCGCCGCACGCTCCTTGGAGATCGGCCAGGTGCGGACGGCGCCCAGCCCTGGTGACACCTGCatgtgggcaggggcaggccACCATGGCAAGGCCCAGGCTGCTGTGGCAAGGCCCAGGCCGCCGTGGCGATGCCCAGGCCACCATGGCGATGCCCAGGCCACCCTGGCAAGGCCCAGGCTGCCATGGCGATGCTGAAGGCACCGTGGGAGGCCACAGGCCACCGCAGCAGGGACCAGGGGCCGCGGCCGGCCCCGCACACGGTAGCTGGGCTCTGGCCACCACAGCTGGGCCCAGGCCCCTGCGTCCGGGCCATCACCCCGGAGGGCCGCGGCCCCCCACAGCGcagcccgccccggggccggcaGCCAGCGCCCCCCCAGGGGAGCGGGCGGGGCTGCGCCTGCCACGGGCGCCAATTAACCCGGTAATTAGCGCGGCGCTCCCCGagggccgcccccccccgcggcgggcggTGCCCAAGGGGTTAACCGCGgccgcccggccgcccgccccgcgccatTGGTCGGCGGCCGCCGCGCGGCGTCCAGCCAATGGGCGGGCGCCGTCCACGAGCGGGGCCCGCGTGCGGGCGGCGCCCATTGGCTGGGCGCGAGTGTGGGAACGGCGGCGGGGGACGTTTCACACGAGCCGCGCGCGTGCGGCGCGCGCTATAAGTAGGGGCGGCCAAGGGCGCGCGGCACCCGCGCCCCGCTGGCCCCGCTGCCgtcgcccgccccggcccccccgctccccccgcgccTCCTCCGCGGTGGCGCGCGCTGCGGGCGCAGGATGCCGGCCGACCTGATGGAGAAGAGCAACGCCTCGCCGGTGGCCGCCACCCCCGCCAGCGTCAACGCGACACCCGACAAGCCCAAGACGGCGGCGGAGCACCGGAAGGTAAGGGCGAGCGGGACGGGGCACACCGGGCAGCGCAGCGCCGTGCGGAGCGGTGCTGGGCGCTGACCGCCGCCTCTCTTGCAGTCCTCCAAGCCTATCATGGAGAAACGGCGGCGGGCGCGCATCAACGagagcctggggcagctgaAGACGCTCATCCTGGACGCGTTGAAGAAGGATGTAAGCGGGGGgggaccggggcggggggcgcgggggggaccggccccgccgggccggccTGAGCCCCGCCTGTGCCCGCAGAGCTCGCGGCACTCTAAGCTGGAGAAAGCCGACATCCTGGAGATGACCGTCAAGCACCTGCGGAGCCTCCAGCGAGCGCAGATGACCGGTGAGTCCGGGGGGCCaaccggggagggggggctggggcGGCCCCGCCTGCATCCCGACGGCTGGGGGCATCGCACTCCCCACCTGCATCCTCGGTAGTGAGGGTGATGGGGGCACCCGGCTCCACACCTGTGTCCCTGGTGCTGGGGGCTGATGGGGGGCACTGTGCTCTGTACGTGTATCCCCAGTGCAGGAGGGCTGTGGGGGACGCTGTTCTGTTTGTCTGCATCCGTGGTACTGGAGGGCAGTGGGAGGGCTGCagtcccagcagagctgtgctcccCACCTGGGTCTGTTTTGTGGGGGCAGGAGGCACAGGAGCCACCGGGGGGGACTGTGCTCCCAACCTGGATCCCTGGTACTTGGGGGCACAGGAGGACTCTTGGGGGTTGTCAGTTCCCCACCTGGGTCCCTGATGCTGGGGGACTTGGTAGTGGAGGGGCCATGCTCTCCGTCCGGATCATCGGCACCAGGGAGCACAAGAGATGCGGCCAGAGGGGCTGCATTCCCTGCCTGGATTCCTGGCTCAGAGGGGCTACAGGATGCAACAGTGGTGGGCTGCACACCCTCATCCCCTGCAGAGCCTGCTGACTGCTGTGCGCCTCTCTCCCCCCGCAGCTGCGCTGAGCACAGACCCCACGGTGCTGGGCAAGTACCGTGCCGGCTTCAGCGAGTGCATGAACGAGGTGACGCGGTTCCTCTCCACCTGCGAGGGCGTCAACACCGAGGTGCGCACCCGGCTCCTGGGCCACCTGGCCAGCTGCATGACCCAGATCAACGCCATGAACTACCCTGcgccccccccaccgcccccgcTGCCACCAGCCGCAGCCTTTGGGCCACCCCTGGTGCCGCCGGGCAGTGGCGCGGGGCCGCTCCCGGGCATGCCCTGCAAGCCGGGCGCTGACGCAGCCAAGGTGTACGGtggcttccagctgctgccagcctccGATGGGCAATTCGCCTTCCTCATCCCCAGCGCCGCCTTTGCTCCCGGCAGTGCTGTACTGCCACTGTATGGCAGCCCACCCACGGCCGCCACCGCTGCCTCACCGCCTGGCCCACCACCCGGCACAGCTGACTCAGTCTGGAGACCCTGGTGAGGGTGGTGGGCGCCGGACTGGACTGAGCACTACACCCCGTGCTGCTGGCACGGCTGTACATAGGTTATATGTTCATATTGGATTGTGCCTTTGTACCATAGCACTCCCTTGGCAGTGTTTCGTGTTTTACACGagatcttttttctcccttccctccccttccttaTGTGACACCAAAGATcggggttttctttttttttgaatgctcttaaaataaaagtgtcCCTTCCATTTTGGAAGGCCTTTTGGAGATAAGTTGGAGTGCTGGCATGTGTGCATAGGAGGGAGCCCAGCTCCTGGCTTGCTCCTGGCTGCCTGGGGATAGTGCTGCTTCAGGGTTGCCTTGTCCTGCTCTCCAAGCTAGAGTTGTCACTTAGACCCactgtcccctctccctgccccagggcagaTGTAATCACTGCTTCCTTGGGAGCAGCTCAACTGATCAGACTTGTTAAAAAGAGCTTATGTTTGCAGAGCTGGTGAACATGCTGAGGGAGGCACCTCCGTTCTGTTCCTGGCTCCTCAGGTTGATGGAGTGGAGTAGCCCAGGTAAAGCGAGACAGATTCGGTGCAGAGCCTGACAAGCCCGGCTCCTGATCTAGGCTGCCCGGGTgagcctcctgccctgggcCTGGAGGGGCCCGCTCCCGGGCCATGGTGTAAATCGCAAATGACTTCAGTCAGTTGATTTAGAGAGCAGTGCCTGCCAGCTTCTCCTGTTACAAAAACAGCGGCTCTCCGCAGGACAAGCCTGACACGAGGGCTCCTGTCTCCTGGCTGACAGGCTGCAGCAGGCGCTGGGCACCACCTCCACCTGGACTTAAAAGCACAGTGCTGTTCCTGGCCCTGAGCACCAGCCAGGCTCTGCTTGATGATTAATGTGCTGCATGTGTTTTTGATAGAGTTGGGCATTTCCTCTGCTGTTATATGGAAAACATGTGTCTGGGGGAGTGATGTGGGGCTGTGCGGACTATCTCTATAACAGGGAGCGGCAACTGACCCCTTTGACTTAGTCATGCCCCATTTCCAGGCAAGATGCGAGCCCTGGATAGAGATGAGCGGCAGTCTCCGGTTACAGCTTGCATTGCCCTTCTTAACAAGTCCTAACTCAGAGCGGACAGCTTTAAACCATGCCAGGATCCACTGGGGATTCCTTCCAAATCCTGCTGCAAAAGCTTGTTGGATTTTGTCCGGATCAGCCAGGTGTTTGACTGTATCCAGGTGCTGGGGAAATGAAAGCTGGGGAGAGTGTGAGACCAGACAGATTAAACCTACTGGGGTTTGAATCCCTCCAGATTTTACTCCCCTTCTCCTTGTACAGAAACACAGCCTCCTGATCTGAAAATACTTCTTGGGATGGGTTTTGTAccagggagagagggggggaTGTGTCCGGGATCTCTCTCTGCAGGGCATATGGATGATGGGGCAAGTGGCAGCTCTCTTAAAAGGGGCTGGAGGGGCGATGATCTCCCTGGGTGATGCAGAAGAGCTTCCCCTCTTCTGTGTCCCAGTGCTTTGCTGGCCTGTCTGCATTGCCACCCTCATGGGGGCATCTCACAGCCAGGTTCTGTGTGCCAGGCTTGGGAATATTGGATTTGCTGTCCCTAGGCAGGTGTGTAGCTGTACAGGCTGCACCTGCCTTCCCTTCCACCAGCCGGAGTGTCACTTTTCTGCGCTGGAGGTACCGAGGGCAGGACTGAGCCCACCTTCTGTTCAGAGAAGCTCTCGCAGGACCTGTCTGTCTGGGAATCGCATCagaccagctcctgctgctggatgGCCTGCCTGGGGCTGATGCAGACCTGTAAGAGCTGAGGCTGTTCCAGCTTAGCAGAGTCCTCCTTTTCTGCTGAAGCAGTTTGGAAAGTGCATTAGAAAAAGACATTGCTGTAGGCTAAAGGAGAACACAGAGCAGACCCAGCAGTGAAAGACAAGATGAACCTATTTGCTAATGGAGTTTAAATAGTCTAGTATAAAGCAGATATGCCATGCTTGGACTGGTTTCTCCAAAGCTTTCTGTGTTTACTCTATCCCACAGCCTGTTGACATGAGAGATCTGCTTGAGTTTGTGAGCTTTGAGGGGATCAGAGCAATTCCCAGGAGCTGCGCTCTTGATGCCAATTCACTGAGCCCGTGACAAATTGGGATGACAAATGCAGGCTGTGGGTCCACGGACCATTATATGCAGGAGTTGCCCTTCAGGTGCAGCAAGTGCCTTCAAACTAGTGCTGCGGGATGAGCAGGCAAGGGTAAGGGTTGGATGGGGAGTGCCAGGGAATGGacagggctgagctgctggacTGTGGCCTCTTGTTTGGCCGTGACCTTGCATGGGGTTGTGCAGGACAGGTAGGAAAAGGGACTGGGCTTGGTGCTGCCAGATGGGGTGCAGCTCCTGTCGGCTTCCTTGGAGACTGGTGAGCCCTGCCTGCCAACAGAGAGGACCCTGGCGAGGGCTGGAGCCAGGTCTGTTCCTCTCAGATTATTGCTCCTGGGGTTGTAAGCAGTTTGCCACAATCAGGTGCGTACACTTGCAGCCTGGGGAGGGCTGAGCTGGAGGGAGCAGCTCTCCATCCCTGCCTGTGCGGGGGGTCCGTGAGCAGGGGGCTTTGCCTGGctctgccagcaccctgccGTGCCCCCCACCTGCCACGGGACTTACATCCCCGGCTGCCCCTCGCATCCCCGCAGCTCCCTTCCATCGGCCGATGCTGCCGTCCCGGGAAACCTGTCATTAAAGTCAATTAACTTTTCCCACACTCCTCGTGAGCGGTGCAAAAACCCCTCCTCACTTCCTCCTTGGCTCTTAAGTGCTACCATATGGCACGGGCCCCTGTGCCCCCCTCCCTGCGCCTGCCCTGCCTTTGATTCCAGCCAGACAGCCGGAGCTTTATGATTTAAGCCGGGAGAGCCCTCGTACCAAGCCCTGGGCTGCTCTGCGGCCAAGGTGGTTTTTTTAGCAGGCAAGGCTGTTTTCTGGCAGGAAATGAATAGCTCCCAGATGAGCTCAGGAACCTGAGAGGTCGTGAGAAAGGAGCGAACCCCCGGCGTGGTGGCGGGCTGCCAGGCGGCGCGGGAGGGAGCACGCCGGCACACGAGCCTGCTCCGGCCCCCGCTGGCAGGCGCCGAGGCCGAATGCCGGCAGCCCGTGGCCCAAGGCCGGCAGCCCGCCGTCGCACGCCGCCTGCACGCCTCGGACGAGACCCGGCCCCGCTGTCCCAAACCACCGTCCTCGTTCGTGCCAGGGGTCTGTGGCTGCTGGCTGACCTTGGGCTGGGATCCAGCCCTCCGGCCCGCGGGGAGCGTGGGATGGAGAAAAAGCAGCCTGGCAGCCgggctggggttgggggggcgCGAGGCGGGCGGTCTGGGGGTGCCAGGGCAAGACCCCCGCAAGACCGGCACTGCAAACCTCCCTGGGGGCTGCAGGCCACGGGCGTGTGAGCAGGTTGGGGATGGCTGCTCGCTGCGGGGATGGGGATGCTCCAGGCACACggccccctccagccccatggTGGGGCCGGATCCTGCCCACACCCAGGGAGCCTGTGACCCGGGTTTGTGCCAGTGCCCCAAGGCCAGCACCCAcctttgctctgctgcagcccct
This DNA window, taken from Nyctibius grandis isolate bNycGra1 chromosome 8, bNycGra1.pri, whole genome shotgun sequence, encodes the following:
- the HES1 gene encoding transcription factor HES-1 isoform X1, which translates into the protein MPADLMEKSNASPVAATPASVNATPDKPKTAAEHRKSSKPIMEKRRRARINESLGQLKTLILDALKKDVSGGGPGRGARGGPAPPGRPEPRLCPQSSRHSKLEKADILEMTVKHLRSLQRAQMTAALSTDPTVLGKYRAGFSECMNEVTRFLSTCEGVNTEVRTRLLGHLASCMTQINAMNYPAPPPPPPLPPAAAFGPPLVPPGSGAGPLPGMPCKPGADAAKVYGGFQLLPASDGQFAFLIPSAAFAPGSAVLPLYGSPPTAATAASPPGPPPGTADSVWRPW
- the HES1 gene encoding transcription factor HES-1 isoform X2 translates to MPADLMEKSNASPVAATPASVNATPDKPKTAAEHRKSSKPIMEKRRRARINESLGQLKTLILDALKKDSSRHSKLEKADILEMTVKHLRSLQRAQMTAALSTDPTVLGKYRAGFSECMNEVTRFLSTCEGVNTEVRTRLLGHLASCMTQINAMNYPAPPPPPPLPPAAAFGPPLVPPGSGAGPLPGMPCKPGADAAKVYGGFQLLPASDGQFAFLIPSAAFAPGSAVLPLYGSPPTAATAASPPGPPPGTADSVWRPW